The following nucleotide sequence is from Thermococcus sp. Bubb.Bath.
GTCTATGCCTACGACACGTACTACTGGAGCGCCAACTACTTCCTCCAGGTTAAGATACACTACGCCAGTTGATTTTTAATTCCCCTTTGTTTTTTCTTATTGAGGTGATATCATGCGAGGATTTTCTGCAATAACGGTAGCTCTAATAGTAATGCTGGTGCTCCCCCTTGGCTCGGTGAGCGCCAGGGAGGTCCCATACGTTTACAATCCAACCACTCCAGCTATTGCGCTCTCGGTGTTGGCCTTCTACAGGTCGCACGATTATCCACAGGTTCTCGAGGGCTGCACATGGCTTGTTAACCTAAAAACCCCCGACGGGGCGTGGGCATATCAGTACGGGATGGCGCCCCAGGCCAAGTACACGGCACTGGCAGTAATGGCCCTTATCCGGGGTGAGAGCCTGGCGAGGGGAATGTTCAATAAGTCAATAAATGCAGGGGTTTACTGGTTGATGTACAAACAGGGGGGTGATGGTTCGTTCGGCGATTACACCGACACGGCCCTGGCGGTGGTGGCTCTCAAAGAATACGCCGCATCAAAATACTCCTGGCTCAAGGTCGGTGCCGCCATCCACAACGGGATTTACTACTTGGAAACACATTCCCCTAAGACCACGATGGACGTTATATTTGGAGGTATGGCCCTTGACAATCTAACTATGATAGAAGCCATCAATGCGACGGGTGTGAACGCATTGTACAGGGCATTCGCGATATCCTACCTAACCGGCAGGTACGTCAACGTGAGTTCCACCCTGACGGACGCTGCATCCCTTGCTCTTTTGCTCTACTCTACAGGGAAACCGCAATACAAACGGGATCTGCTTGATATGGAGCACTTTGGATTCTGGGGTACCTTGAAGTATAATCCTGTGGATTTACTGGAAGCGTCTACAGTTCCCGGCTTTTCCAATTTGACGGGGATAGCCTGCCCGTACATGGAGAAAGTGAAGCCGCATTTCAAGTGGGAGAGGGTTGTGCTGGCCAAGTACTACGTTGAATGCGGATTTTCCGTTAACCTCTCGGGAATACCGTTTGGAACTTTAAAACCCTGGCAAGTGTCGGAGATAGCGCGCATTGATTACAAGCTCTCAAAACCCTATGGAACGCCTGTTGAGTACCTCCTCTCCCACGAAGAAAATGGCCACTGGGGGAACTTCTTTGATACAGCTTACATAGTTTGGGTGCTATCCACCCTCAATGTAAGGTTCAATTACACTTCCCCTTTGGAATGGCTCCAATCAAACCTCACTAACGACTATCCCAACTACTACTATGCATACGCCCTTGTGGATTTCCATAGGTTTGGCCTTAGAAAAGCATTCAACACCACGCTGAGAATAATATCCTCAAGGCAGAACCCATCCGGGGCTTGGGGATACACCGCAGGAACCCCGGGCAATATAAAAAGCACCGCTATGATGTTGAAAGCTCTCCGGGAGGTAAGACTGGAGAACACAACGATGTATAAACGCGGAGTTGAATTCTTGAGGAGGTTTCTATATGCTGACATTCCCAAGGTAAGCAAAAACGGATCAAACGCTGTGATGAACAACGCAACGTTCTTCGTAATCAAGGATGGGAAGCTCGTGGGAGATACACAGAGCAAGCTCACCGTTGGCAGTATCGATGGATACATAGTTGTGTATCCTGGGAAGAATCCCCTTGTAATTACGGCAGTTCCAGTGAATGGGTTCACTGCATCGTCCCCATGGAGATCTTCACCCGTCAAATCAGGACTCTCAAGGAACACCAGTGTGGTTTATACAGTATACATTGGAATTGTGGTGGTCTTAATCGTTATAGGGGCATACGCTATCCTTAAGGAAAGATGGAAGGGAAACAAGAAAAACGGCTAATAACTTTTTATTTTTTATCCCACTCATCGAGAGCCATGCCTACGTTGTCGATGCCTCTTCATCGTTGTAGAGCCCGTCGCCAACGGCAATCCTCTCTTCGAAGCCCTTTGAACCCTCAAGCGTCTGAATTCTGAACATGTAGCTCCTGTACCAGTTGTAGCTCGGCTTCACTTTTATCGGGAGTAGCCTCCAGGCCCTCGTTTCCTCTTCGTAGCCCCAGTTTACGTACTCGTTGAAGTTCCTGATTATGTCGGTTATGACGACACCGAACTCGTTGAGGAGCACCCTCTGCATCTCGCGCCACTTGTCGAGGGAGCTCTCCCTTCTCGTTATGCCGAAGTAACCGGCGCATCCGGGCCCTTTGAGGGTCGCTATGCCCCTGCCGACGAAGGAGCGGATGGCGTGGACCGTTTCGGGTGGGTCGGTGATGAAGGTGTCGAACTTGTGGAGGGCGTAGTCCGGGAGCGGCTCCCTCAGGTCGAAGGTGAACATCTCTATGTCATTGTAGCCGATTTCATCTGCGACCTTCTCTATGAACTTGACGAGCCTTTCATCGATGTCCAGAACTGCTATCCTCTTGGGAAGGCCGCTCAGCATGAGCGCGACGCTGGTGAGGTCGTCGTCTCCGAGGACAAAGACCTCCTTGTTCTCAAGGTCCCCGCGGGTGTGCATCAGGGCTATCCTGGCAACTGTCGTTTCGGGGGTAACGTAGGCCTGGTCGAAGTCGTGCTTGGGCTGGGGCCTGTCCTTGACTACCTCTTTGAACTCTTCGAGGAGGTCACTGAAGGCGTCGAGCTCAACGGTTCTTCCTCCGCAGTGGGAGCAGGTGTAGTCCTCGCGCTTTCCTATCCCGTACTTCTCCACCAGCTTCCTTCCACTCTGTGTTAGGACAACTTCATTGTCCCTGAACTCCACGTATCCGAGCTCATGGAGGGCCGTTACAACGGCCACGACGAGCGGGAGCGGCTCCTCGCTGAGGTCTACAATCCTCCAGACGTCTCCGCTCGCCTGGATTGCACTCAGAACGTTTTCTACCGTTCTCTCGTAAACGGGAATGCTCGTCTTCTCCTTAACCCTCTCTACTATCTCCCTCATTTTAAGCACCTCCAGAAGGATTCGGTTCGTAAATGAAGCTGGTAAGGGCCCCTTTTAAGGGTTTCCCGCCGGCAGATTTTAAAGATTGAATCGGTATTTAACCCCATGCTACGGCCAGTTGAGGAGGATTTTGTGAAGAGATACAGACTTGAGTACAATCAGGAGGCGCTGGAGGGGGTTAGGGGTTACATTGGTGAAAAAGCATATTCACGACTAAGGGCCCTGATAGAATACCGTTTAAGCGGAAAAGACCTCGACCGCTCTCCCTTGGAGGTTAAAATAGCCCTCGCCTTCTCCGCCGGCTCTGACAGCACCGCCGCCCTTAAAATCCTTCGCTGGGCCGGCTTTGAAGTGGTTCCGGTGGCGGTCAGGCTGCCCCAGATGAGGGAGGACACCCTCAAGAAAGCCGAGGATTATGGTGCTGTTTTCATCGAAATCCCGGAGTACCTGGATGTTATAAGGCCCCAGATTGAGAAAGGCGCTCCAATCTGCGGGAGATGTCACTCCCTCGTGATGAACGCTGTTGAAGAATACGCGAGAAGAAAGGGGATAAAAATCCTCGCGAGCGGTGACCTGCTGAGCTCCGGCCTGATATCCGTCTATCAAAAGAACGGTCTCATAGTCCTGAACCTCCCGGCCTTCCTCGCCCTTGACAAAGGAGAGATTATCGAGATCATCGGGGGAGAATACGACTTTGAATTTGGCTGTCCCCTCCTCTGGGAGCTTTTTAGAAAAGCTCCTTCGACCAAGAGGCTTTCCATCCAGCGGGTTCTGAGAGAGACGAGGGCGAGGGCCTTGACGCCTCAAATGGCCGAGGAGTTAATCCAGGACATCCTCTCCAGGTGAGTACCCATTCCTGTCCCAAAAGGTTTAAATGTGTAGTCTCAAAGGCTCTCCCGGTGGTGTTAATGGTCACGAAGGAAGAAGTCGAGAACGTCGTTAAGTCCGTAGTTGATGAGAAGTTCATCCGCTCAATCGAGGTCGATGATAAGGGCAACGTAACGGTTACGCTCGCAAAGGACACGCCGGATATCGACAACGTTCTGATAAAGCTCCACTCTGAGATAGGAAAGCTGAAGGGAGTTGGTCTGATTACCGTCAACCGTGAGAGAGAAGTGAAGGAGAGCGAGGAGAACGTGGAGGTAACAGAGGAGCTCGTCATGGAGAAGCTTAAGGAGGTCATGGACCCTGAGATAGGAGTCGATGTCGTTAACCTCGGCTTAATATACGACGTCAAAGTCAACCCAGATAACACGGTCTACGTTAAGATGACATTAACAACCCCAGGCTGCCCGTTAACGATGTGGATCCTCCGGGCCGTTGAGGACAAGATACTTGAGATACCAAGCGTCAAGGACGCTGAGATCGAGCTCACCTTCGATCCACCGTGGACGCCGGACAGGATAAGCCCGGAGTACAAGAAGAAGCTGGGTCTCTACTGACCCATCTAGTTCCTTTTTGTTCATCAGAGAACTTTTAAAAGGCCGTTTGTTCTCTTTTACCCCCTTCAACAGGTTTCTCCCCGACGAAAACTTTATATTCGCCAAAACTCATCTAAACGCGGTGATGTTCCATGGCTTGGAAGGTAACTGTAGACCAGGACACCTGCATTGGAGACGCTATCTGTGCAAGCCTCTGCCCGGACGTCTTCGAGATGGGCGACGATGGCAAGGCCCACCCGATAGTCGACACCACCGACCTCGAGTGCGCCCAGGAGGCCGCTGAGGCCTGCCCGGTCGGCGCTATCAGCCTTGAAGAGGTTTGAACTCCCTTTTTTCTTCCTTTGATATACCTGACTCCCCTTGGATCTAAAATTTGGAGAAGAGATCAGTCGAGAGTCAGATTGAATTTCTTCGCCTGCTCCAGCACGTATTCCCGTATCTGCCGCGCCTTTGGAAGTTCTGCCACTATCTCACCGTTCTCGATGAGGGGTTTGAGAAGCGGCTCGACTTTGGAGCCGCAAACTGGGCATTTCTCCAGCTTCTTCTCGGCTGGAACGCGGTGGTAGTGGCCGTTCTCGCAGCGGTATATCTGCTTCCTTCCGCTCAGCTTGCCGCGCTTCGTTATCGGCTTTCCTTCGACCTCGACTATATCTAGAGAGAAATCCACGGGCTTTGCGCTTGCTATTGCGCTGCCTACGCCAAAGGAGTCCGCAACGTCAGCCAACTCCTTCAGGCTATCCTCGTCCAGTCCCCCTGAGACGAGTATCTTCACCCAGTCGTAGCCCCTTAAATCGAGCTCCCAGCGAACTTCTTCAACTATTTTCCTGAAGTTCCCCCTCCTTGAGCTGGGTGTGTCGAGCCTGACCGCATTTAGCCGCTCACCGAGGGTTTCTGCTGCCATCAACGCCTCAAACTTCTCATCGCAGAATGTGTCCACTAAAGCGGTCCTCGGAACTTCTGGGGGCATCACCTCATCGTAGTACTTCCAGGCCTTCACCTGGTCGCTAATCGTCAGGATAAGCGCGTGGGGCATGGTTCCAACTGGTTTTTCTCCAATCATCTCAGCTCCAAGCACACCTGAGACACCGTCGCAACCGCCGATGAAGGCAGCCCTATCTATCATCGGAGCAATAGCCGGATGCATGTGTCTTATCCCAAATGAGTAGACGGGCTTGAACTTGGCCGCTATTTTGGTTCTGAGTGCGGCAGTGGCTATACCGCTCGCCTGGCTGAGCATACCGAGCAGAGCAGTTTCATAGATTCCGAACTCCTTATAGTAACCCTCTATCCGGAGAACCGGCTCGTAGGGGTGGAATATTGTCCCTTCCGGCATCGCGTAGACGTTCACCGGAAGGCCTTCGAGGAGCTTCGCAACCTCCTCAATTCCGGCAAGAACCCCCCACTTCCAGCCGTGCGGTAGTGAGGTTGTCGTAACATCTGCGAAGACCTTTTTGTGGATGCCCTTTTCTTCCAGTATCTTCTTCGTCCTGATGAAGTAGACGTCCGTGGTTCTTCCAGCCCTTATATCATCTTCATGGGCGATGTAGAAGTCGTGCATTTCAATTCACCTGAATTGGGTTATCGGTGGAGGATTTAAGGATTTCTGGGTGAATGGCACTACTATCTTTAGGTAAGGATTATAAGTAAAAAGTGCTAAAGCAAAATTAGGAATAGATGGAGGATGTAGAGATGTCCTTCCGAAAACTCTACTCCCTTATCTTCACGATAATGGTATTTGCAATGATATTTGCGGCCGGTTGCATAAGTGGTCACGGTCATAAGAGTACTCCAAGCATCCCGCTGAAGCCCGTTGCATGCCCCACTGGGAAAAATCTGACTCTCATTAACGATGCTCGCAATGTAACTCTCGAAGACCCCTCCTACAGGCTCGCCGTGAACCTTATGAAAGGCGAACTTGAAGAGGCCAAGGCCCTTTATCAGGTCGCAGTGCTAACAAAAGGGAATAAAAACGTTTTGACTTCACTGTCTAACCTTTCCCGGGAACTCCTCAGCGATTCCACGATCATAAATGACACGGCTATTCGTATTGGCAACGCGACCTACACCTACGTAGTCCTCTCCGTCTGTGACTACCATGACCCCCACTGTAAGGAGGAGGTGAGATTCCTACCGGATACTGTGGATGTTTCCGGTGTAGTTGCTCGTCTCTTACCCCCGAACTGGACGACATCCACTGCGACTTATACTGGTATTCCATACAGAACGTATGTCGTAACACTTGGGAACAGGACTTGTAGGGTCTACTTTAACGAGCTCTCTACTCTCATAATGAGCCCCCTCACAGCGAAAGACTACCTCCTCCTTATCGATGGTGGGAAAGCTCAATCCTGCGGGAGCCATGATAGGGTATACACCATACACGTTGGTTTCTCCAATGCGAACACTGGCGAGAGAAAGGAAATATCCCTCCTTCTGATTGGTGTGGAGTGATATCATCTCCCCTTTGGATGAGTTCTGTTATCCCACTCTGAAGGGCACCTCCGCTTCCCTTCCATTCTCGATTTCGTGTAACTCTCTCCTGTAAGCCTCGAGGGGTCTATCTTCAACCTTTAGGTAACCGGCGAAGGTCTTCGGTCTCTTCTCAAGCTCGTCGAAGAACCTTGGATAGCGCTTGTCCCTGACTATGTGATGGTCAAGGATTACCTTAGCGTTGGTCTCGCGGATTATCTCGTTGAGGTTTTTGAGACCGGTCTCCCACGAACCAGCGGCCCTCGAGCCGAGGTAGGTCGGCGGCCCACCGGTTATAAGAAGGTCGGGGTTCTTCTCGACTATCCATTCGACGGACTGCCTGTTGAGTAGCTGGATGTCGCTTGCGTGGATTACCCTCATGCTCCCGTCGTCGATGAGAACCATGACTACGAAGCCGAGCTTGCTTCCTTCGCTCCCGTGGGGAACCGCCGGTGAGAACTCAAGTGTAACTCCTCCGAGGTCAAAGCTCCTTCCGTCCGCGAATTCTATCTTCTTGGCTATCGGTTCGGCGTTTTTGAGAAATGCCCACGCCCTCTTTCTCTGGCTGAAGTTTATGTTTTTCCTCGGGTGTTTGATGAGAAGGAGCTTTTCGGCGTAGATTTCCCTTGCGTACTCCTCGCTGGAGCTCTCGTAGAGCCCCTCAAAGAAAGGGGTATGGTGGTCGTAGTGGTAGTGGGAGATGGTAACGATATCGGCCTTTCTTGCGTAGCCCTGGAGCTTCTTCCGCATCTGCTGGAGAGTCCTAAGCTCGATTTCCGCAGGTGAGAGGCCGTATCTCCTGGGACCGAGGGCGACGCCAGGGTCAATGAGTATCTTCACTCCCGAGGCATCCACGAAGGTTGCTAAACTTCTCACACCGAGGCTCTCAGAGGCGAGGGGGATGATGCGCATTTTTGTCACCGGCAAAATATCGCCCTAAACCTTAATAAGCTCTGCTCATTAGTGAGTTGATAATAGCATTTTTGTGCAACTCTTCACATTAACTTTTGAAGTGATATCCCCATAGAGGACACACCATGGAGATTTTTAAGTTCTGATCCCACCTTTCTTAGCATTTACTCTGATGAGGGTCATCCTTTTGATTTTATGTTAAATTGTTATCTCTCCATTAGGCCCTCTAAGAACAGTAGAGTATCCCCCAGACCCCCTCAAAATCAGGTAACTCTCTGAGCTGGTGTCCCAAACTGCTCTTCATGCCCTCTGATAGTGCTCCCTGCGGTTCCGTAGTGAATTTAAATCCGGCTCAACTCCTTTAACTTTGAACTTCTCGGGCAGTACTTCAAGGACCTCCGTGAGATCAATAAAATCTCCCAGTTTCCGGACATCGTAGAGCATCCAGCTTATTGCATAATCCTTTTCAACAGTTGATAGAGGAATCCCAAGATTCGAGCTCAAGGCTTTTAGCTCCTCTCCAATCATTCTATCTCCTCCCAATAATCCTCCGGAACGTTGATCCTAAGCCCCCACTTATAGCTGAAGCGGCCTGCTGGGGGCATGGATGGGTCAAGGAGAGCAAAGCTCTTTCTGTCTTTTTCAGAGAGTTTAACTCTGTCCTCGATCCCCAATCCAAGCTTTTCGCTCAGGAATCCTAAACGCTTCAGAAGGGCCTTGTTATTCATTCTCTCAGCATAGTCCAACAGCTTTTCATAATTCAGTATAGCATTGCTGAGGGACTTAACTACCTCGATTATCCCTCCACAATACTTTGGCTTGTCAAGACAGTCAACAACGGTCTTTTCAGGATCGGTAATGCGCACATCTCTGCGCCCGATGCGGATAGTGTTAACTCCAAAAAACTTTTCCGGACTGATTACTACTACTCTAAATCTCTTACCGTCCAGTGACAATTGCCTTCGATAGCCTCTTTTTATGGGAGTTTGAATGAAGACAGTTTGGGGAATCTGCTCGGTCATTCCGTAGTAGTTCAGGGCCGACCAGTATGCAACTGCCCCGGTGGGTACCAAAATCTGGGCTAGAACGAACTCATGGGGAGAGGGAAATCTTCCAGGCTCTAAAGAGAGGACATAGATGCCCTTGGCAATTCTCTTGAGAATCCCCATCTTGCTTAATGCTCTGAGATAATACTCAAGGAGCTTTGGATCTATACGGAGCTGTTGCTGAGCTTCCTCGATAGTAAAGACATCCCCAAGCTCCAAGAGCTTCTTCATGAGTACGAGGGTATTCATTTTTCTCGCCAAACCCTAAACATATTTAGGGTATCTTGAGAATTTTTGAATATAAAATTTTTGGATAGACCTCATTTCTCCATCAGCTGTTGGTTATATTGCAGTTTTAGTCTTTGTTACAAGTGGAAGTTTCATTGCGGCTTTCCTGTAAACCGGGTCTGTAAAGTAGTATACTCCCGTGTTTTCATCTTTTTCCACAATAAAGAGCCCATCGACTAATATTGTCAATAACCTGCTGAGAGCATCTTCTGAAATCCCAGTCTGGGCCATATCACTCCAAGATGCACCAAACGCTAGAAGTCTGATTACTTCTTTCGCTTTCGGGCTCCTGCCCTCTAAAAGATGCTCTAGTTCTTTTTCTGCCTCTTTAACGGCCTCTTCTATGGTAGTTTTCATTGCAGTTTCATGGTCTCGTTCTATATATCTCTTCACGCCATACAGGTTCAGCCATCCCGGAAGCGTGCCAAGTTGATTAACGGCATCCCTGATCTCCCACTCTTCATAATGCACTTTGAGTTTTTCAAAACCGGTTTTGAGGAATTCTTCTGCGACAGTTTCTTTCCACGGTGCGAGCTTAATACTTATTGGGGGTCTACCAAAAAGGGCATCTTTGTACGTTGATTCAAACAGTTTCCTCACTATTCCGGAATAGGATCCAGTGAAAATCACCAGAAGAGAATGATTTTCATTAAACACAGATCCTAATGCCCTTAAAAAATGGGAGATACCCTGATTGATGCTTTGAATCTCATCGAGAATAAGAACTGTGTCTTTCAACTTAAAAAGTCCATCTGCTAGGGCTCTCCTAGCGGATGCAGTCTTTTTGAGTTTAACGGAGAAACCCATTCCTCCGGCAGAGGCTGAGATTTCAGAAACATATTTTGAGAGTGTGTCCAAAATGGATTTTGGTAATCTTCCCAGGATCTTTTCGGTAGCTTCTCTAAAAGTCTCGGTATCCCTCAGATCAATATGGATAACGTTGTATCCAGTCTCATCAGCAAATGCATTCGCTCCAGCCAATGCCAAGCTTGTTTTTCCAACCATTCTAGGGCCTAAAATTGCCACCCAGCTTCCCGCTTCTAATGCACGTAGAAGCTTCTCAATTTCTTCTTTTCTACCAAACAGTTGCTTTGGAAGTGTTCTTGGTCTTTGGTCAAAGAACAATACTTTCTTCTTTGGCATTGATACCCCCCGAAGTACTTCGGGGGGTATCTATCTAATAAACCTTTCTGTAGATTAATGAAAAGAGAAAAAGCAAAGAGCCAAAAAAATATAACTTAGAATTAAGCATATCACTCCAAACTCATGCTTTTCATGTGTTTGAGCTTTAAGACTTCCTTGAGAGGCCCTAAGACCTCCCCTGCCTTCAAGAGCACTCCGGCACCAAGGAGTATTACGGCGAAGATAGAAACAAAAGCTTATTAATATCCCCTACTTGAAGTAGCTTTATGAGGGGTGGGATGATAAGGGGCCTTTAACCGATGACACCCACTCCTTGGAAAACTCCCCTTTGGCCGAAATAAGGCCGCAGACGGGAGATTTGACCTGCCAACCGATGATGAGTGTCATCCCTGCCGAGCGCGCGATGACGACGTTTTATCCCCACCTGAGGTGGTCGCATGCTGGGATTCCTCCGAAGAAAGAAGGAGAAGCACGGGTCTTTCGTTTACCTGAGCGAGCCCACTTTCCTGTATCACACTAGGACTGAAAAGGCAATCGTTGAGATAATACATGAAAAATTGGGTTCCGAAAACATCCTCGTCCCATCTGATTATGGGTTGAGGAGCACAAGCCATAGGATTCCGGAGGCAGAGTACTTCGTGGCCGTGGCGGTTCTTGGAAAGTTCACCTCGCTGGTTTCCAGAGAGCTCAAAATCGCCGAAGAAAACGGTGTTGAGGTATACACCCTGGAGATAGCGCGGGAAGGAGACGAGCTCGTTTATGTGTTCGCTGAGGGCGTCCCCGAGGGTATAGAACATCTCAGTGATGGGGAGACCATGGCTTTCATGAAGAGTTTCCTGAACGAGGAGTTCAAGGACTTCCTAACCCACGGGTTGCTCGTTGGCAGCCACAAGAGATCTTGGTAGAGGTAGAATCCATCTGTCAAAACCTGTAAAACTTGTAAAAAGTGAAAAAAGTTAAACTAAGAGGCGAAGGCTTTCAGGCTTCGGCCTTTCTCTTTGAGTCGATGTAGTCGCATATAGCTCTAGCAGCCTTCTTTCCGTCCCCCATTGCGAGGATAACCGTAGCCTCGCCTCTTATCGCGTCTCCACCGGCAAAGACGCCCGGAATGCTCGTCATGAGGTTCTCGTCAACTACCAATGTGCCGTTGGGGTTCGTCTTGAGGCTGGGTGTTTCAGTGATTATCCTGTTGGGTTCAAGACCGATGGCTATGATGACCGTCGTGGCCTCAAGCGTGACGTATTCACCCGTCCCGACTATCTTGCGCTTTCCTTTTCTGTCCCTCTCCTCTAATGGCCTCATCCTCTCGAACTTGACGGCTTTGACCCTGCCGTTCTCGTCACCTATGAACTCCACCGGCTGAAGGAAGAACTCGAACTTAACCCCCTCTTCCTCGGCGTGGTGAATCTCCTCGATTCTCGCCGTCATATCCTCCCTTCCCCTGCGGTAGGCTATCGTGACATCGGCGCCAAGCCTCAGGGCCGAACGGGCAGCGTCCATGGCCGTGTTTCCTGCCCCGATGACCACGACCTTTTCTCCCACGTGAATTGGTGTGTCGTACTCGGGGAACTCGTAGGCTTTCATGAGGTTGACCCTTGTGAGGAACTCGTTCGCGGAGTAAATCCTGCCCAGTAAGATTCCAGGTATATTGAGGAGTTTGGGCGTTCCTGCCCCGGTGCCGATGAAGACCGCATCGTATTCCTGAAGGAGGCCCTTGATGGTTACGGTTCTTCCCACAAGATGGTCTGTTTTTATCTCAACGCCGAGACGCCTGAGTTTGTCCAGCTCGTGTTCCAGTATCTCCTTTGGAAGGCGGAACTCCGGGATGCCGTAGGCGAGAACACCTCCCGGTTTGTGCAGCGCCTCGAAAATCGTCACGTGGTATCCCATTTTGGCGAGTTCTCCTGCGCAGGTCAGTCCTGCCGGTCCGGCACCGACTACCGCCACCTTCCCCTTCTTTCCGCTGCACTCCCTCGCGAACTCCTTGAGGAGCTCCTCCTCTATGCCATGCTTCCTGGCGTAATCCGCAACGAAGCGCTCAAGCTTCCCGATGTTAACGGCCGTTCCGACCTTTCCGACGACGCAGGCCCCCTCACACTGGTCCTCCTGAGGGCAGACCCTTCCAGTGATGGCTGGCAGGGTGTTGTCGTTCCAGATTATCCTAAGGGCCTCTTTGATGTCTCCTTCCTTTATCTTGGCTATGAAGGAGGGTATGTTGATGTGGACTGGACAGCCTTTGATACATGGGGCGTACTCCACTGGACACTGGAGACAGCGCTCTGCCTCCTGCTTTGCCAGCTCAAAGGTGTAGCCGAGGTTTACCTCGCCGAAGTCCTTGACCCTTTCCTCCGGCGGCCTCTCTGGGGTGGGAACCCGTTCTTTGATGAGCTTTGGCATTCAAATCACCCCCCTAGCGTGGAGTTCTTCAAGGTAGCGTTCCTTTGCCAGTTGCTCCTGCTCTTTGAAGCGCTCTGCTCTCTTTAACACGTCTTCCCAGTCGACCTTGTGGGCGTCGAACATCGGCCCGTCCCTGCAGGCGAACTTTATCTCGTCCCCGTAGAGGATTCTGCAGGAACCGCACATCCCGGTTCCGTCGACCATTATCTGCCTGACGGTGGTTATGGTCGGAATTCCGTAGGGTCTCGTTAGTTCTGCGAGCTTCGCGAGGGTTCCAAGCTTCCCGCCCGCGAAGATTATGTCCACCTTGTCCTTCTCAATGAGTTCCTTGACTACGTTGAGGTAGTTGCCCTTTATCCCGACACTCCCATCGTCGGTGGTTATGTAGTGCTCATCCGCAACGGGCTTGGCAAGGAACCCTTCCGGGTAGACGTTGGCCTTGTTTTCGAAGCTCTGTATTGAAATCGTGTAGTTTCCGGCCTCTTTCATTGCCTTGAGCGTTGCGTAGTTTTCCGCCTGTCCGCAAACTGCGTCAGACGCAAAGACAACGTTTCCGTAGTTCTTTACCTTGATTGGTTTGCCCAGCGGCCCTAAGAAGCTCCAGAGCTCGTCGCCGACGCCGTATTCGTAGTAGAGCTGAAGGCTTGTCTTCCCGAGCTTTCTTATGAACATGCCGATTCTCCCGTTCTCGGCCTTGTAGACTGACATTGGAATCCTCTCACCCTTCTCATGGAGAATAAAAACCACAAACTGGCCGGGTTTCCAGGCTTC
It contains:
- a CDS encoding squalene cyclase yields the protein MRGFSAITVALIVMLVLPLGSVSAREVPYVYNPTTPAIALSVLAFYRSHDYPQVLEGCTWLVNLKTPDGAWAYQYGMAPQAKYTALAVMALIRGESLARGMFNKSINAGVYWLMYKQGGDGSFGDYTDTALAVVALKEYAASKYSWLKVGAAIHNGIYYLETHSPKTTMDVIFGGMALDNLTMIEAINATGVNALYRAFAISYLTGRYVNVSSTLTDAASLALLLYSTGKPQYKRDLLDMEHFGFWGTLKYNPVDLLEASTVPGFSNLTGIACPYMEKVKPHFKWERVVLAKYYVECGFSVNLSGIPFGTLKPWQVSEIARIDYKLSKPYGTPVEYLLSHEENGHWGNFFDTAYIVWVLSTLNVRFNYTSPLEWLQSNLTNDYPNYYYAYALVDFHRFGLRKAFNTTLRIISSRQNPSGAWGYTAGTPGNIKSTAMMLKALREVRLENTTMYKRGVEFLRRFLYADIPKVSKNGSNAVMNNATFFVIKDGKLVGDTQSKLTVGSIDGYIVVYPGKNPLVITAVPVNGFTASSPWRSSPVKSGLSRNTSVVYTVYIGIVVVLIVIGAYAILKERWKGNKKNG
- the bpsA gene encoding N(4)-bis(aminopropyl)spermidine synthase, which codes for MREIVERVKEKTSIPVYERTVENVLSAIQASGDVWRIVDLSEEPLPLVVAVVTALHELGYVEFRDNEVVLTQSGRKLVEKYGIGKREDYTCSHCGGRTVELDAFSDLLEEFKEVVKDRPQPKHDFDQAYVTPETTVARIALMHTRGDLENKEVFVLGDDDLTSVALMLSGLPKRIAVLDIDERLVKFIEKVADEIGYNDIEMFTFDLREPLPDYALHKFDTFITDPPETVHAIRSFVGRGIATLKGPGCAGYFGITRRESSLDKWREMQRVLLNEFGVVITDIIRNFNEYVNWGYEEETRAWRLLPIKVKPSYNWYRSYMFRIQTLEGSKGFEERIAVGDGLYNDEEASTT
- a CDS encoding ATPase — its product is MLRPVEEDFVKRYRLEYNQEALEGVRGYIGEKAYSRLRALIEYRLSGKDLDRSPLEVKIALAFSAGSDSTAALKILRWAGFEVVPVAVRLPQMREDTLKKAEDYGAVFIEIPEYLDVIRPQIEKGAPICGRCHSLVMNAVEEYARRKGIKILASGDLLSSGLISVYQKNGLIVLNLPAFLALDKGEIIEIIGGEYDFEFGCPLLWELFRKAPSTKRLSIQRVLRETRARALTPQMAEELIQDILSR
- a CDS encoding metal-sulfur cluster assembly factor, whose protein sequence is MVTKEEVENVVKSVVDEKFIRSIEVDDKGNVTVTLAKDTPDIDNVLIKLHSEIGKLKGVGLITVNREREVKESEENVEVTEELVMEKLKEVMDPEIGVDVVNLGLIYDVKVNPDNTVYVKMTLTTPGCPLTMWILRAVEDKILEIPSVKDAEIELTFDPPWTPDRISPEYKKKLGLY
- a CDS encoding ferredoxin, which produces MAWKVTVDQDTCIGDAICASLCPDVFEMGDDGKAHPIVDTTDLECAQEAAEACPVGAISLEEV
- a CDS encoding nicotinate phosphoribosyltransferase — its product is MHDFYIAHEDDIRAGRTTDVYFIRTKKILEEKGIHKKVFADVTTTSLPHGWKWGVLAGIEEVAKLLEGLPVNVYAMPEGTIFHPYEPVLRIEGYYKEFGIYETALLGMLSQASGIATAALRTKIAAKFKPVYSFGIRHMHPAIAPMIDRAAFIGGCDGVSGVLGAEMIGEKPVGTMPHALILTISDQVKAWKYYDEVMPPEVPRTALVDTFCDEKFEALMAAETLGERLNAVRLDTPSSRRGNFRKIVEEVRWELDLRGYDWVKILVSGGLDEDSLKELADVADSFGVGSAIASAKPVDFSLDIVEVEGKPITKRGKLSGRKQIYRCENGHYHRVPAEKKLEKCPVCGSKVEPLLKPLIENGEIVAELPKARQIREYVLEQAKKFNLTLD
- a CDS encoding MBL fold metallo-hydrolase translates to MRIIPLASESLGVRSLATFVDASGVKILIDPGVALGPRRYGLSPAEIELRTLQQMRKKLQGYARKADIVTISHYHYDHHTPFFEGLYESSSEEYAREIYAEKLLLIKHPRKNINFSQRKRAWAFLKNAEPIAKKIEFADGRSFDLGGVTLEFSPAVPHGSEGSKLGFVVMVLIDDGSMRVIHASDIQLLNRQSVEWIVEKNPDLLITGGPPTYLGSRAAGSWETGLKNLNEIIRETNAKVILDHHIVRDKRYPRFFDELEKRPKTFAGYLKVEDRPLEAYRRELHEIENGREAEVPFRVG